Proteins co-encoded in one Sparus aurata chromosome 18, fSpaAur1.1, whole genome shotgun sequence genomic window:
- the trmt112 gene encoding multifunctional methyltransferase subunit TRM112-like protein, with protein sequence MKLLTHNMLTSHVKGVTKGYPLLIKATEVKMNEVEFNPQFVSRMIPKLEWSALVQAADELGQRQDLPGELVPDYEKNEDFLKKVHRLLLEVEVIEGCLQCPESGREFPISRGIPNMLLSEDEA encoded by the exons ATGAAGCTGCTCACTCACAACATGTTGACATCTCACGTGAAGGGCGTCACTAAAGGATACCCGCTGCTCATCAAG GCAACCGAGGTGAAGATGAATGAGGTGGAGTTCAACCCTCAGTTTGTCAGCCGGATGATCCCCAAACTGGAGTGGAGCGCTCTCGTCCAGGCTGCAGATGAG TTGGGTCAGCGGCAAGACCTGCCTGGTGAGCTGGTGCCAGATTATGAAAAAAACGAGGATTTCCTGAAGAAAGTTCACAGACTGCTGTTAGAG gtggaggtgatcGAGGGCTGCCTGCAGTGTCCTGAATCGGGACGAGAGTTCCCGATCTCCAGAGGAATCCCCAACATGCTGCTGAGCGAAGACGAGGCATAG